In Lathyrus oleraceus cultivar Zhongwan6 chromosome 2, CAAS_Psat_ZW6_1.0, whole genome shotgun sequence, the DNA window taaaatatcgGTAAAATTTCAATCGTATTAGAAACTTTTGAAAATTCCAATATTAGTTCATACTGAAAATTCTGAATATATTACCGAAAATTTTGAGTTATGTGCATAATTGTTGAGGTGTGATTGATTGATGAGCTTGGCTATGAGAGTGTATTGTGATATTCTGTGAATGATAATGTGTACATTATGATATGTTTGATATCCTACCTTGCAGTATATGCTTGTTATTATTGTTTGTGATTTCTCACCCCTTTGTTGCTGATGTGTGCTCCTTTTCGGTGTATAGATAAGTAGGTAACTGAGTAGCTGTTTAGAGTTGGAGGAATGCATGAGGTcgttttttcctttttatttctGCATTTTAGTTTACGTGCTCTGATATGTAAAACTGGGGAACATTTGCGAGCTCTTTCATTCTTTCTTTAGAAATTTAATATGCACTCTCATGTTTGACATTTCGATGTTTTGAGGAGACTTCATTTATGAGTTTGATTATGCTATAAAATTTCTTTGGAGTTTAAATGATTTAATTATTGAATGCTTTATTATGAGAAATTCTGTtgcgatgataccctaagtgaaggtgagcatgcgatgacaCCCTAAGTGAAGGTGTTGATTGTTGTTTTATCTAATAAAGTGTTATAGGGCATGTGTGTTTATAAAATAGAATATGTGACATCCTATTTGATTGTGTGAATACTTTGATTTTTGATGTATATTTATGTGTGGGGAAAATAAGGTGTTACAATTATTCTATAAGGAATAAGGAGTTAGCAATGATGAAGCCATGAAGAGTGTCCCGTCATTATCCATGATGACTGTCATGGATCCATTTCTCATGCCTTATGCACGCTCGAGTTATGATGGGCAAGCTATCATCTAGGATGACATCTGTCATGATGTTCAGATAGTCCCACATTTGGGTTGTTTCCAACACGTTCTATTGCAGTTTTGCACGAATTCTAAAGCTACAAACGGTATATTTAAGACCTCTAAAGTATATAATTTGAATTGTAACACAATGTTCAGGATCCAATCTTTATTTTACAGCAAACATCACTTTAAAATTCTATTTTATGCAAGTTCAAATTTTATCTTCTATGCTTCTGCTGCTGTAATTTCTTCGTCGCATTTTATTTTCGCTACTACAATACTATTGGATCAAAAGTCCCCCTTCAAAGTATTCTTAATTTTCAGAAGCATTTACTTTATTATAGGTTCTACTTTTTCACCTTTATGATGAATGTTATGTATGTTTATGCTATTTCACTGTTAAATATGTCTGAGTAGATCGATTTGAGTCTGAGACATGAGGATCGTCATACTGACGGACTTCATGTGAATTTCTTGAATGTTGATTGCAACGAGAATGATATAATTGTTTCACAATTTATGTTTTTAAAGAATAAGTTTCGCTGTGAAAGCAGAAACACAGGTACCATTTACACGCTGGAAGGGCTTAACCGGTATCCGACTTAGAAATTCAGACGATCGATTATGGGCTTTGCGAAAGCAGTTCAGAATCGATCAAGAAATTACTTAAATTTCTATTTTGCAATTTAAGTTTTTTAAAAAAGAAAGACATTCACTATGAAAGTAGGAATACAGAGACATCATTTGTGCACCGAAAGGGTATAAATGCTACCCGACTTAAAAATTAAAACAATCAGTTTTAAGATTACAAAAACGTCTCTGAATTAATTGAGAGGTTACTTTTAATTTGTGAAAGGTCTCTAGACTTGCAATTCATGCCGTGAAAGTAGACGATTTAGGGGTTTAAAGTCTGGTGACACGCCGGCGAAAGTGAGTGTTAccattatttttagtattttcTACAAAAATCATAATTCTCGTTATAATCAGTATAATAATTCATATGAATGAAATCAGAGGACAAGAATCATTATCTTAGACTCTTGCTTTTAATATTGaaaaaattccaattattttctATTTTCCCGTAAACGAACTCGTCTCTGCATAACCTTAGATACACATAGAAATGATAGAAGCCGATACTTGAATATTGGTCTCTAAGGATGATAACTTTTTCTATTACTTCGATATATTTGTATACTTGCAACCTATCAGGGGACAAAGAACAATGATAACTAAAATAAATGGCCTTTAACAAAAATAACTCTCTATGCAATAAGACATTGACTTCACTTGGCAAAAGAAGATGAAAGACAAGAAACACAATAACTTGAATATCCAATTTGATCAAAGATCTACTATGAGGGTGATATCAACTCTCCGATTCACTATACTTCCAAGAGTTGTTACAAAAGATTATAAATGAGTTATAAGAAAATAGTCACAAAAGTTTGCAAGAATAAACCCTAATTTCTACTCAAGTGTTTCTTAATCTATCCAACTATCTATATATGAATCACATAAGTCCAAGGTATTTAAAAGTATTTTTCAATCTCCCTTAGACATCTCTAAGGATTTTTCAAATTTCAAGGACACACTCTTGGAAATTTACTTTTGCCTCTCTAAGATTACCACTTAGATTCCCAAACCTCTCACTTTGTCTTCAACTTTAACGTTTTGAAGGTTGTAAAGACAAGAATGACGGCGATACATATTTATAACGATCCAACAAATACTTAACATACCCAAAACACAATCCATTAACAAACTTATCCACAAATCGAAACAACCAAACCTGATACACGAAAACTACTTGGACTAGATCCGGTACCTGAAGGACCTAATTTGCCTGCCGAAACTGACACGTTTGTTGTCGGCCTTAGCCACTCACCGATGACTGACTTCGCCGTATCAACTCCGTCGTGTCGGTGCTGTCGCTAGCCCTCACCAACTTCCAGGTTGATTTTTTATTTATGCAATCTAGATATATGTTTCATCGATCTTAAGTGAATCACCTATAATTGATTCTACTTGAAGATGTAATTTATAACTTTTGAATATGAAGATGATTTTTAAACTAAAATTTATCGTTTAACTTTCTATCGCATAAATATATTCAAACATTAAACATCACCAATTCATTCATAATCAATTTTCATCATATCATATGATTGACCggtttgttttgttttgtttttttaaataatttttatagtGTAATATAATTTAGtgtaaaaaaaatataaaaaaacttttcatcaaataaattttttgtttgaatagttatttttaaaatgttattttagatattttatcattttattaaaaaaaatggatatcaaaatttaaaatatcacttaattttaattttaaatctatttcaaatagttttttataaaaaaaaatttgagatagaatttaaaaaaaaaaaaaaattcaactatattttaattttcaataatgtatatttatgttataggatgtcaaaattaattatttaatttaaaaaaataaatataatttttttttttgtaatattttaaaaaacaattttataatttttttaaaaaaataataaaaaaaatctatttttcTAAAACTGAAACAAACAGGTGCAATGAAACTGACACTAAAAGATGAAATAGTCATTCTTattagaaaaagaaaataaaaacatgCCTTAATTCGTATCCGATGCTGACCAAATCGTAAGCCTCTCTGGCTGTCCCATTTCCACGACCGCTCACCAAGGTTGAGCATCTATCTAACATTCTAGCATGACACATGTGAAACTTGAAAATCTAGAAACATACATATTCTTCAACACACACAAACCAAGTGGCACTTCAAAATTCACAAAGCCAATACAAAAAAGTCCAAATTGGTTTACCTTAATTTATTAACTATTCTCCCGATCAATCAGACAAAAATTATATAAGAGATAAACCACGTTATTCTCACTTATATTAATTATTAAgtaaatttaaaaaatattttttatttataaataagATAGTAGTAATAGTATTAGATATATGTTGAGATATTGAGATTGGTACGTAACCAATATGCAAAAATAAAACCCCTATTTGCCAGTTCAATCACTCGTATTCATTTGAATTTAATAAGAAACTTTCGGGTTTCAGATCCCACGAAGCTTCCAACTTCACGCCCACAGCTTCTCAAATTCACTCCCTCATTCATGGCGTTTTGATTTCGGAAAAACCAACCTTTTTCAATACGGACACACTCACCTTTTTGCTTTCACTACTCTCGTAAGTAAATACCATCATTTTTTTCTCACTTTTTGCAAACCCATTATTCACTTGTAAAGTTGTTGTTTATATAAAAAATCTCTACTTTTTTTCTCAAAACACAATCTTTCCTTTCAAAAAACGTGCTTTATGATTTACTCATGAGTGTTTCATGGATTGGACTTGTTGGGTTGGCGTCATGCTTGAAAATTTTCACAGTTCTTATTCGATCCGTTCTCCTCCATGCTTCATTGATTTTCTTTTCCCCCAAgttttgactttttttttgtTTGATTTTCTGAGTCTTGAGATTGAAGTTTTCTTCCTAGTTGATTTCCAGGGGGAAGAGGAATTTGAGGGTTTAAGTTTATTTTTTTCTTTGGAAAATGAAAAATTGATGTTGACTCTATGAAGCTGTGTTTTTTCTGTGATTAGTTAGTCATAAGTTATAATAGCTGGATTAGGATTGCTTGACGGTAACTATTGGTTTTGTTTGTTTCTTGAAAAAATTCAACTATTCAAGAACTGTGATTGGTTCTTCTGATTGTAAAAAGGGAAGATTTTTATGAATTTAAGCTGTATCAAAAAGTAGTAAAGAATTCAAATTTTCTCACATACCAGATAGATCTGACTCAAGAAAAGtatatttttgttgtttgaaCTTTCAAGTTTCTGATTTATATATACTAGAATTTCTGGGTAGGTTCTTTAAAAAAAAAGAAGCTTTTGTTTGATGTATGAAAAATAATTTGTAGGTACTAAAAGAGGATATGTTTTAAAGATTGTGCTTCTGCTTTTTATAGCTAAGAAATCATTCTGCGACGAAGTTGATTAAGCACGAGAGAGTGGTGAAAATCGTTCCTAACCATGGGATCTTTCAAGGGTCATGCTTTGCCGGGGACATTGTTTTTTTTAGTTGGGGTGTGGCATATATGGGCTACTATAGTGAGATATATACGTAATCCTAAGAGGTTTCAGGTTCGGGCGTGGAATCCTGTACCGGGTTTTGATGGGAGGGTGAAGCACTTGGAGCTCTATGTTATTGCAATTGGTTCTTTTATTGACTTGTGCGTTGAGTTTTTGTATTCAACTCACCTCAAGATATTTGTTGGCGGTGTCCTTAACCCTTCTCATATGAATGATTTTGAGCACTCGGGGATGCTTCTTATGTTCTTTATCTACGGTGTTGTTGCCTTACTTAGCGAAAACACCAGGTTAGTTCCTTCCTCTCCAACTCTCTCGTATTTAACCTGTTTTTGTTGTTTACAATCATTCACCGATTTCCGTGACCTATTTACATACAATAAGTCGTGCTGATATAGTTTAAGCAATCTTGGTCAATTAGATATGTACCCTAATGCTGAAATAAGATGTGTTCTACATAGGGTTTTGGTTTTTAATTATAGTGATAAAACAAAAGCTTAATTGCGATTTTGGTCCCCCTGTTTTCAGTGGCTTGCGGAATTGGTCCCTATATTTTAAAACTGTGCGCAGTTGCTCCTCACTCGTATTTTTGGACCCGACAGTGGTGATGTGACAACTTTTTTACGGACCTGTCATTAAACCTGCTTATGTGGAACCGTCGAGAAGGATTAGGTTTTATGACTTGTCAAATAAAACCTTGCCACACAACTATTCTTTGATCCAAAGTTCTGAGTGAGGACCTAAAAACTTGATTTTAAAATTGGgggaccacttccatgaactaGTCAAAACTTGATCTGTCATGCTTTTGATAACAGTAGAAACCCACAAATAGCGTAGCAAAACTTCGTGATGCCTTTGTGGTTATTCCCGcgattattttttattttaaagtGGTTATTAAAGTTTTTGTTCTCAGTAATTGATTGTGTTTCCTTGTGCGCGTCTACTAGATATGTTAGTCTGTGAGCATCTTAGTATCCTCTACGATAGTACGAGTACTAAGACATAAGAGTTTCATTTTGGTACACTCTTTTTGTGTGTAACTGTAGCTGTGAATGATGCATTTTTTGCTCCTTCTAGCTCAATACACTTTACCCGCATTCTTCAAACACTCCATAATCCGGTTCTAAAATGTTTTGTTCTGCTCACTCTGTTCAATATCTTCAAATCTATACTAAGATCTATGCAGTCTAAAACTGTATTGCATTTGTCACAGTCCTTCATTTTAACTTTCAATCTATGCTCGAATATGCATTTTACTTTTACGAAACATAATTTAAATTTCTTAATCTCTGTCTCGCTGACCATATTTTCTTCTGATTATAGATTTCTTCCATTGCCAGAAGGTATTCTATGTTTGATAGCCGCCATGGCATTTTCCGCCGAGTATCTTCTATTCTACTTTCATTCAACATCACACAAAGGTCTCGAAGGCTATTACCACACCCTCCTAGTCTTCCAGGTAGGACTATGTGTTTTATCTTCAATCGCCGGCGCTCTTATGCCAAACAACTTTCCAGTCGATTTATGCAACGGAATCGCTATAGCCCTACAAGGCATTTGGTTCTATCAAACTGCATTTGTTCTCTACGGTCCCATGCTGCCAAATGGTTGTAAGATTAAGGATAACCATATCTCATGTAACTCAGTTGACAGCGAGGTTCGCGGCGAATTGCTTGCTAACTTTCAGTTTTTTGTTGCCATCCTCGCGGTTCTTGTTGCAACGGTAACGGCGTACGGATATGCTGCTTCGAGATATGGAAATTCTGAAGTTAATAATATGCATACTGTTCAGGATGAATTAGATCAAAACTGAAGTAGTTTGATTTTCTCTTTCTTTAGTAACACTTGAGAATGTTGTTGGCACTTAGTTTCTTATAGAACATGTTTGTATATTGGAGTGAAAAGGTGAAAGAAAAACATTATACATTTTTGTTGTGCAATGAGTTTTTAGGAAATGGTGTAGAAGGAATAGGAAATTTATTCTTCAATGTGGCATATATTTTGATTACATAATGAGTATGAAAAAAATAACTTATTTAAAGAATCTAAAGTTTCATTTTGCGACT includes these proteins:
- the LOC127119832 gene encoding uncharacterized protein LOC127119832, translating into MGSFKGHALPGTLFFLVGVWHIWATIVRYIRNPKRFQVRAWNPVPGFDGRVKHLELYVIAIGSFIDLCVEFLYSTHLKIFVGGVLNPSHMNDFEHSGMLLMFFIYGVVALLSENTRFLPLPEGILCLIAAMAFSAEYLLFYFHSTSHKGLEGYYHTLLVFQVGLCVLSSIAGALMPNNFPVDLCNGIAIALQGIWFYQTAFVLYGPMLPNGCKIKDNHISCNSVDSEVRGELLANFQFFVAILAVLVATVTAYGYAASRYGNSEVNNMHTVQDELDQN